AGACTTGTGtagtttaatttaactttatatCGCACTAAGTTGAATATAATTGCAAATTGGGTATATTTTTATCGTCTCGACGTCTACAAACCAACGAATGCGACACATAACTGAGCAATCGATTCCGTTCCAAGAATGAAACTCAAAAAAGTTTCTTGACTGAAACGTGGAAATCTAACCATAGAAATTCCATTCTGGGGCTTTTCACTCTTCAGAGTTTTGGTCGGATTTGCCGTCGCTTTTGAATTATTGCCAATGGAAATGAAGAAGAGGAAGTTTGCAGCCTGGATGGTATCAGACCGCGCAATTCATCGAAGCCGCATTTATCGTTTGATTCGTTCTCTTGTGATTCAATCAACCAAAGTTTTGCCTAATTCCCATATTAGGGTACTGATTACCTTCTGGGAAGAACATTTGGTTCATATAAAATTCGAAGAATTATGTTTTTCGTCCCTTTCAGTTCTCAACGAATTAAAGTACATAAAAATCTATCACATATGCTAAGAGACAGATGGAAAGTGAAGTTTTTCCGTGAACTGTAGTTTTTCAGTTAGGTGTAAAGTACTGAAGAAAAGCGCTGTGCCGTCCAGCCTACTCGTTCTATTTCTGCAACGACGCGTTTGGGAACGCGCATTCACCAGACGTTTAGGTACCTACATATCGATTGTAAATGCTAGGTATTGAACGGCATAACCAATACCGAATGGTATAAACCAAAATAAATACTTGAGAACATCATGCTTTCCTATACACGTTTCAGAAGTGTGAGACAAATATTTACACTCTCTGTATACTATACCAGGACTCACTAGGTCATCGTATGCACAGAGAGTAATACCTATATCACGATAATACCCTTtcaattgtactattttttctcTGCGAATTAAAAACACTCGTAGAAGAACCCAAGAAACCCAACAACCTCCAGAACTACTTCGGTGATCTTGTGCATATGTGGCAACAAACTACCGTAACAGCATAATTTAAAGAAAGCTTCAGGTATTTTGATATTGAACATAATTTCAATCGAGCtattgataattaaaatttgacgtCGAGGAATTGTGCATGTagcaaagtttattttatcacACGGTACATCATGAAGGTAGTAAATCTAGTAACGTAAGTGTGTATCTAAGTACGGTACAAAATCCAAATTACTCATTAAACTATACCAGTAGCAGAGAAGTctataaaatatcatttttcttaCGCGACTACCTTGAATATCACGTTAGACCGTAAAAGGTCTCCTACAAGCCGTAGATTAGCGGACTAATAAGAAATTGCATTAGGGttgtaaattgaaaatttcggtTCAGTTGCAAGGAGCAATTCACGACAGCCTAATGGAAAACCTTCTAAATAAGGAAATTTCCGGTaattatgtttaattaaaaatatgcaaaaatgataataataataggcAGGTACGTAAAACGTTTCTTTAATGaacgaaattaaattggaaagttgacactgaaattttaatctgaaattattcagagataaataaaaaattccgaaTACTTTTTTGCCGCACCCCGTATCCGAACAAACGGTCACGCTAgtgaaaaatcaatatttccCATAAAAGATACTTCTAGGTAAGCTTATCTATCTACCTCACATATCAATGAAAACTTGCATTTAATTGTTGAAATTAAGTCGTTTTAGAACGCTCTCAGCGAACTGCAAATTCTTACATAAGCATGAAATAGTATTCACTACTTACTGAATTATACTGAAATATACTCAATTGCaacttaaataaaagttgGCACATACAGTATTTTACTAAACATAGTCTGAATAAATCATTATAAAGTCAATTAAATACCTTAGCCGCAATTCTCATTTAATTCTCTAGAAGTCTGCAAGATCATTGAAATTGAAAGTGGAGGTCAGTAAACAATACAAACGTAAGTAACGCTTTACCATTGAAGAAgccaatattaataataaattaatttcatttgcgGTTTTAATTATCAGTTTGGGAGAATATTACAATCGTAAGGCGATTAGGCGAATAAATAACACGGATAATTCACTAACACACCATAAagataataagtttttttttttaatttatatgtaaCATATCGGCTAATTCCCGAAGCTTTCCTCATAAATAAGCAGAAAACGAATTGGCGGTACATACCTCACCCTATAAATCCCGCCGATAAAGACACCAACAAGGCTATCAGAGCTGTGGTAATGGAACTAATGCCAGAACTGGAACCTCTGGCTTCTTGAATGCTCGAACTTGCGTCGGGCAAAGGAGGGTCGTCCACGGTTAGTACGTCCGAGTACCGGTAGAGAAGGTCCATGATGACACCATTACTCCAGCCAAACCCAAGTTGCACTTCGTACTCACCCCCGCCTCCACCTCCACCGAACACGGTCGAGTCATACTGAAACAGGAAAGAAATCTTATGATTTAAATTAGATGTTTGGAGGATTGTAAAGGATGTCCATATGAGGAGTCCGAGCGTGATAGtcaaaataatgaagaggAAGCGCGACGAAATACTTACTATACAAAGCCGATGGAAAAAATCGGTCACATGATGATAATTAGGAAAAGAAGTCACCTGCCATGAATGGAAAATCGTTAGATTTAAAGTGCATTTAATAGAGTTAATAGAGTGATAAAGTAGCAGAACCTATTTATGTGTATTAGGCTGCAGCAATATTAATGAGATCTTTCCAAACAACATTACGGACAATGGAGAAAAAATCGCTTAATACAACTAACGTTGTGTGACACACATTCTGCAAAgccaatttaaatgaaaattaacagTTTTTGTCACAAGTTTTAGCAATGATATTCAAGAAGGCGAAAGTGCTGATTTTTGCACGGGTAAGTCGGCGGATTTAAGTGAGGTAAGTAGTTTTCGGAACGTATAGCTGAAATCCCCTCGCACTCCCAAGGAACACGAGGAAACTGAGAAAAAAGCTTCGAACTCGGACGAGAAATACAAATTTCGGAATGTGAAAAACCAGGACGGGACAAGCGGATCGAGGAGACGAGATTGTGGGTCAGTTGGTGAGGAGAATAGTTCCCCAGGAATATCTGCTGATGATACGCCAGACGTGGTGGAAAATTTAGCATAGCATTATAGCACTAAGGTTTTCGCTCGATTTAAGCATAGCAATTGTCTCGTAAACTGTTTTGTTCGAGGCCCATGTTGTTCGTGGCAGAAAGCAATGTCCGACCTCTCGCCATGAACATTTTCCATTGCGGCCTTAATCGCATACCGACCATGAATGCTCCAAAAACTGAactaaaaatgtgaataaGTCACTCTTAATGCTTCTGATTAAACCCCGAAGACCACTTATGATAACCACTTACACAGGTATATATCAACATATTTTTCTATGCTGGATTTGAACCTTATCCTTTACGTCGCACTGATTACGGCAAGGACGGGAAGCTACCGTGTGTTTATCAGTATTGGACTTCACCATGAAAAACTTTCAGTCATTTCATGTAACGACTACAGCAGCTGCATGTCCTAACACTACATCTACATATTTGCGATGAAATCGCTGTTGCTGCGTTATGTATTGTCGATAATAAATTTAGATTGAGACCAGCAAACTTTTACTGCCAAGGTCGCAATACTTCAACCCAGGGGCCATTATCGCGTGCACGATAATTATTTTACCAAGTGGTGGAATACTCTAAAACCTTCCTGCAGGGAAATCGGAACGGTAAAGTTGGTCAAATAGTAATAACCTGAAATTCGTCACACCGAAAGGTTCATTTTACAAATGGAGGTTcggcaaaaattcaaattttttacccGAATAAACCCACATAACGATACGCGTTTTTTCCTCTACAGTgtgttattaaaacaaatcatATATGCGTTCGGCAGCATGAAGTATTGCAAACCTAAATAAGGAAATCCAAAGCGAATATTGATAAAACTATAGATTTGATTTGAGCACCTTTATCATTTCCGTGTGGAGGATAAAGACACTTCCTAGGAAACAATTACAAAGTGATCCAACACGAACTTTAATAACAAGAATTTTCTTACCTTTTCATACATAGCGTCTGTCTCCTTAAAAGCCTTGTAATTAGATCGTACCCATGACTCCGCTAATTCAAAGGCCAATCTAACAGCGGACTCATCACCTGTGTTGTTGAGTCCAACTATCATAATGTGCTGAAGCGGAGGCCATGCGTTGGGGTAGTCCCACTGCTCACCGGTATGCTCTACCGAACTAGGCACACCTCCAGGgtactttatatttttgttctgCAGGTACTTGAGCACACTCCGCACTATTTTCTCTTTCTCCGTCTTGTTGTAGCAGCCGGTCCAAAGAGGAGCAATGTTCGTGGGGTAGAAGTAGTCCCTTTTAACTTGGTTTTGAATGTCGTAATCTAACCACGTTCCAATTTCCTCGTGCCACAGCACCGCAGTGGTGGCCACTATCCAGTCTTGGGCAATCTGGCTGTAATACCTCATCTTATCGTCATAGCCGGATATGGCGTTGAATTCGGCCAAGAGAACTGCGTTCCAGTAGATCATGGCGTTTAAATCCACGGGAACTATCGATCTTGCTTTGATGTTTGTCAAGTTTCCTGCAACAATAAGAAAATCCCCTTAGAGGGATGTTTGCGGTCAGGCACGATCTTACCTTTATTCGTTGAGTTAGTAACGAACCACCTACTGGAGAAGTCCCATCCAGACTCTGCAGCTGCTTTGAGTTCGGAGTAGAAACTTTCCTTCTTGCTCTGCTCCTTGAAAATTGTGGCGCTCTCCACATCTTCAGAGTAAGATTCCGGCCTAGGCCCCTGAGATCTGTCCCCGTAATACGCCAGGGTGTAGTTTTTCCCGTCCATGTTCACCACTTTCGTATGGTAAGTCATCCAGAAGTCGAACTCTTTTTCCATAATTGGCAAGTGttttttgatgaaatcttTGTCGCCGCTGTATTCGTAATACGACTTTATCATAGGAACCATGAGTGGTGGATGAGAGCGGGCTAGATAGTACACTCTGCCACCGTTGGGAATATGTCCGTAATGATCTACTATGtacaaaaa
This region of Euwallacea fornicatus isolate EFF26 chromosome 3, ASM4011564v1, whole genome shotgun sequence genomic DNA includes:
- the LOC136350545 gene encoding trehalase-like isoform X2 encodes the protein MVQRYCCVTSVTLCAMILVNFSQIVRCGGDHENLPPPCFSDIYCHGRLLDTIQMAKIYEDSKTFVDMKMKYSPNETMAKFDLFMLDYKEKKPTREEVKKFVEVTFEPVGQEFEDWDPEDWKAHPAFLNKIGDEEFRSWAKKLNDIWKILGRKMKDEVKVHKDRYSIIWVPNPVIVPGGRFREFYYWDTYWIVQGLLLSEMHNTVRGILENFLYIVDHYGHIPNGGRVYYLARSHPPLMVPMIKSYYEYSGDKDFIKKHLPIMEKEFDFWMTYHTKVVNMDGKNYTLAYYGDRSQGPRPESYSEDVESATIFKEQSKKESFYSELKAAAESGWDFSSRWFVTNSTNKGNLTNIKARSIVPVDLNAMIYWNAVLLAEFNAISGYDDKMRYYSQIAQDWIVATTAVLWHEEIGTWLDYDIQNQVKRDYFYPTNIAPLWTGCYNKTEKEKIVRSVLKYLQNKNIKYPGGVPSSVEHTGEQWDYPNAWPPLQHIMIVGLNNTGDESAVRLAFELAESWVRSNYKAFKETDAMYEKYDSTVFGGGGGGGEYEVQLGFGWSNGVIMDLLYRYSDVLTVDDPPLPDASSSIQEARGSSSGISSITTALIALLVSLSAGFIG
- the LOC136350545 gene encoding trehalase-like isoform X1 codes for the protein MVQRYCCVTSVTLCAMILVNFSQIVRCGGDHENLPPPCFSDIYCHGRLLDTIQMAKIYEDSKTFVDMKMKYSPNETMAKFDLFMLDYKEKKPTREEVKKFVEVTFEPVGQEFEDWDPEDWKAHPAFLNKIGDEEFRSWAKKLNDIWKILGRKMKDEVKVHKDRYSIIWVPNPVIVPGGRFREFYYWDTYWIVQGLLLSEMHNTVRGILENFLYIVDHYGHIPNGGRVYYLARSHPPLMVPMIKSYYEYSGDKDFIKKHLPIMEKEFDFWMTYHTKVVNMDGKNYTLAYYGDRSQGPRPESYSEDVESATIFKEQSKKESFYSELKAAAESGWDFSSRWFVTNSTNKGNLTNIKARSIVPVDLNAMIYWNAVLLAEFNAISGYDDKMRYYSQIAQDWIVATTAVLWHEEIGTWLDYDIQNQVKRDYFYPTNIAPLWTGCYNKTEKEKIVRSVLKYLQNKNIKYPGGVPSSVEHTGEQWDYPNAWPPLQHIMIVGLNNTGDESAVRLAFELAESWVRSNYKAFKETDAMYEKYDSTVFGGGGGGGEYEVQLGFGWSNGVIMDLLYRYSDVLTVDDPPLPDASSSIQEARGSSSGISSITTALIALLVSLSAGFIGIIIYKRRTQHIPLLDRGRTSGARYTELKNIRPKSTARRWSRNMEMCVQDKGRR